The following proteins are co-located in the Mesorhizobium australicum WSM2073 genome:
- a CDS encoding DUF2568 domain-containing protein has protein sequence MMMGNARWNLTLRFLLELAALLGLGTAGWSLSDEAWRWVLAIALPLAAAAAWGIFAVLNDPSRSGRAPVPVPGAIRLALEFIVLFGGAAGFHLAGHTITAIIMALLIVISYAFSLDRLAWLLRQ, from the coding sequence ATGATGATGGGCAACGCCCGGTGGAACCTCACATTGCGCTTCCTGCTGGAGCTTGCCGCCTTGCTTGGCCTCGGCACGGCAGGCTGGAGCCTTTCGGACGAAGCGTGGCGTTGGGTCCTCGCCATTGCCCTGCCGCTCGCCGCAGCCGCGGCATGGGGTATCTTCGCGGTCCTCAACGATCCAAGCCGGTCGGGCCGGGCACCGGTGCCTGTACCGGGCGCTATCAGGCTGGCGCTGGAATTCATCGTCCTGTTCGGCGGCGCCGCGGGTTTCCATTTGGCGGGCCATACCATTACTGCCATCATCATGGCCTTGCTGATCGTCATCAGCTACGCGTTCTCGCTGGATCGTCTGGCATGGCTGCTGCGGCAGTAG
- a CDS encoding SET domain-containing protein has product MMLVRTYVAQSAIEGVGMFAAEPIRKGASIWRLDPDFDRLIPMDKYEAAPQPLKELLDRYAYPSPDKPGFIVYEVDNGRFMNHSATPNTDFSQYGGATATRDIAIGEEITCDYGEFFEDFERLHLATV; this is encoded by the coding sequence ATGATGCTGGTCCGAACCTATGTCGCCCAGAGCGCAATCGAAGGCGTCGGCATGTTCGCCGCCGAACCAATCCGGAAGGGCGCCTCGATCTGGCGCCTGGATCCGGATTTCGACCGGCTGATTCCGATGGACAAATATGAGGCCGCACCCCAGCCCCTGAAGGAATTGCTCGACCGCTATGCCTATCCGAGCCCGGACAAGCCCGGTTTCATCGTCTACGAGGTCGACAATGGCCGCTTCATGAACCATTCGGCGACACCGAACACCGACTTTTCGCAATATGGCGGTGCGACCGCGACCCGGGATATCGCCATCGGCGAGGAGATCACCTGCGACTACGGTGAGTTCTTCGAG
- a CDS encoding SDR family oxidoreductase, translating to MLALANKIAIVTGASSGIGRATAKLFAEEGARLVISARRRAELDALAVEIEDAGGTAVALAGDVTDETYAKALVELAVGSFGGLDIALNNAGSVGLMGSVPDMSAQTWHGTMDTNLTSAFLGAKYQIPAMLERGGGSLIFTSSFVGYTAGMPGMAAYAAAKAGLIGLTQVLAAEYGPKGLRVNALLPGGTDTPGATTTTPEARAFVEGLHALKRMAQPQEIARSALYLASDASSFTTGTALFADGGVSINRT from the coding sequence ATGCTCGCACTCGCCAACAAGATCGCCATCGTCACCGGTGCCAGTTCCGGCATCGGCCGCGCCACGGCAAAGCTGTTCGCCGAGGAAGGCGCCAGGCTCGTCATTTCCGCTCGCCGCCGAGCGGAGCTCGATGCACTCGCAGTCGAAATCGAGGACGCCGGCGGCACGGCCGTCGCTCTCGCGGGAGATGTCACCGACGAGACCTATGCGAAAGCCCTCGTCGAGCTGGCGGTCGGCAGCTTCGGCGGCCTCGACATCGCATTGAACAATGCCGGCTCCGTCGGACTGATGGGCTCCGTCCCCGACATGTCGGCACAGACATGGCACGGGACGATGGATACCAATCTGACCAGCGCCTTTCTCGGCGCGAAGTATCAGATACCGGCCATGCTGGAGCGCGGCGGCGGCTCGCTGATCTTCACATCGAGCTTTGTCGGTTACACCGCCGGCATGCCCGGCATGGCCGCCTACGCTGCCGCCAAGGCAGGCCTGATCGGTTTGACGCAGGTGCTGGCCGCCGAATATGGACCGAAGGGACTGCGCGTCAACGCGCTGCTGCCGGGTGGCACCGACACACCGGGTGCGACGACGACCACACCCGAGGCCCGCGCCTTCGTCGAGGGCCTCCATGCCCTGAAACGCATGGCCCAGCCGCAAGAGATCGCCCGCTCGGCGCTTTACCTTGCCTCTGACGCCTCGAGCTTCACCACGGGTACCGCGTTGTTTGCCGATGGCGGTGTGTCGATCAACCGGACGTGA
- a CDS encoding sarcosine oxidase subunit delta: MLLIRCPYCEEERPELEFRNAGEAHIARSANISGESDDDFEKFFFIRSNPKGIIYERWRHMHGCARFFNAVRDTVTDKFVMTYKAGEPKPSKLPGVAK; encoded by the coding sequence ATGCTTCTCATCCGCTGCCCCTATTGCGAGGAAGAGCGCCCGGAACTCGAATTCCGCAACGCCGGCGAGGCGCACATCGCACGCTCGGCCAACATATCAGGCGAGAGCGACGACGACTTCGAGAAGTTCTTCTTCATTCGCTCCAATCCAAAGGGCATTATCTATGAGCGCTGGCGCCACATGCATGGCTGCGCGCGCTTCTTCAACGCGGTGCGAGACACCGTCACCGACAAGTTCGTCATGACCTACAAGGCCGGCGAACCGAAACCCTCCAAGCTGCCCGGAGTAGCGAAATGA
- a CDS encoding sarcosine oxidase subunit beta encodes MKKYSVFAIAREAMRGHKGWEEQWSSPEPKKEYDVIIVGAGGHGLATAYYLATVHGITNVAVLEKGWLGGGNTGRNTTIIRSNYLYDESAGIYDHALKLWDGLSQELNYNVMYSARGVMMLAHNVHDIQVLKRHVHANRLNGIDNEWLTPEQAKEFCPPLNTSKDARYPVVGAALQRRGGTARHDAVAWGYARGASARGVHIIQNCEVTGVKRAANGAVTGVDTTRGFIGAKKVGVVAAGHSSVIMNMAGLRMPLESYPLQALVSEPIKPVVPCVVMSNTVHAYISQSDKGELVIGAGTDQYVSYSQTGGLHILQHTLDAICEMFPIFTRMKMLRSWGGIVDVTPDRSPILAKTPVPGLYVNCGWGTGGFKATPGSGHVFAHTIAKDDPHPINAPFTIERFRTGRLIDEAAAAAVAH; translated from the coding sequence GTGAAGAAATATTCGGTATTCGCCATCGCCCGCGAGGCCATGCGCGGCCACAAGGGCTGGGAGGAACAATGGTCCTCGCCGGAGCCGAAGAAGGAATACGACGTTATCATCGTCGGCGCCGGCGGCCATGGGCTGGCGACCGCCTATTACCTCGCGACCGTGCACGGCATCACCAATGTCGCGGTGCTGGAAAAGGGCTGGCTGGGCGGCGGCAATACCGGCCGCAACACCACCATCATCCGTTCCAACTATCTCTATGACGAGAGCGCCGGCATTTACGACCACGCGCTGAAGCTGTGGGACGGGCTCTCCCAGGAGCTCAACTACAACGTCATGTATTCGGCGCGCGGCGTCATGATGCTGGCGCATAATGTGCACGACATCCAGGTGCTGAAGCGCCATGTGCACGCCAACCGGCTCAACGGCATCGACAATGAATGGCTGACACCCGAGCAGGCGAAAGAATTCTGCCCGCCGCTCAACACGTCCAAGGACGCACGCTATCCGGTGGTCGGTGCGGCGCTGCAGCGTCGCGGCGGCACGGCGCGCCACGACGCGGTCGCCTGGGGTTATGCGCGCGGCGCCTCGGCGCGCGGCGTGCACATCATCCAGAACTGCGAGGTGACCGGCGTCAAGCGGGCCGCCAATGGCGCGGTGACGGGCGTCGACACGACGCGCGGCTTCATCGGCGCCAAGAAGGTTGGCGTCGTCGCCGCCGGACACTCCTCCGTCATCATGAACATGGCCGGCTTGCGCATGCCGCTGGAAAGCTATCCGCTGCAGGCGCTGGTGTCGGAGCCGATCAAGCCGGTCGTGCCTTGCGTTGTGATGTCGAACACGGTGCACGCCTATATCTCGCAGTCCGACAAGGGCGAACTGGTGATCGGCGCCGGCACCGACCAGTATGTCTCCTATTCGCAGACCGGTGGGCTGCACATTCTTCAGCATACGCTCGACGCCATCTGCGAAATGTTCCCGATCTTCACGCGCATGAAGATGCTGCGGTCGTGGGGCGGCATCGTCGACGTCACACCCGACCGCTCGCCGATCCTGGCCAAGACGCCGGTGCCCGGCCTCTACGTCAATTGCGGCTGGGGCACGGGCGGCTTCAAGGCGACGCCGGGGTCCGGGCATGTCTTTGCCCACACCATCGCCAAGGACGATCCGCACCCGATCAACGCGCCCTTCACCATCGAGCGCTTCCGCACAGGCCGCCTCATCGACGAGGCGGCGGCCGCGGCGGTGGCGCACTGA